In Erpetoichthys calabaricus chromosome 2, fErpCal1.3, whole genome shotgun sequence, a genomic segment contains:
- the emc4 gene encoding ER membrane protein complex subunit 4: MSSPGGSGFGGSSGSTIAVRGAAAARRLKWSLELCVGMSRGRSDRQGNQGDSLYPVGYSDKPIPDTSVQETDRNLVEKRCWDVALGPLKQIPMNLFIMYMAGNTISIFPIMMVCMMAWRPIQALMSMSATFKLLESSSQQWLQSLVYFVGNLLGLALAVYKCQSMGLLPTHSSDWLAFIEPPEKMEYMGGGMVL, from the exons ATGTCCAGTCCTGGGGGTTCAGGCTTTGGGGGCTCCAGCGGAAGTACCATAGCAGtacgaggagcagcagctgccagGAGATTGAAATGGAGCCTGGAGTTGTGTGTTGGCATGTCTCG gggGCGCTCGGATAGACAAGGAAACCAGGGGGATTCGCTGTATCCCGTTGGCTACTCTGACAAGCCCATCCCTGATACAAGTGTGCAAGAGACGGACCGAAACTTAGTGGAAAAG CGATGCTGGGATGTAGCACTGGGACCTCTCAAGCAGATTCCGATGAatctgtttattatgtacatggcTGGAAACACCATCTCGATCTTTCCCATCATGATGGTATGCATGATGGCTTGGAGGCCAATTCAGGCTCTCATGTCAATGTCTGCAA CATTTAAACTTTTAGAAAGCTCAAGCCAGCAGTGGTTGCAAAGTCTTGTGTATTTTGTCGGAAATCTGCTTGGACTAGCGCTGGCTGTCTACAAGTGTCAGTCAATGGGTCTTTTGCCCACACACTCCTCTGACTGGTTGGCTTTCATTGAACCACCAGAG